The sequence CCGTGGCTCCCGGTTTGATGTCTGCAGGGAAATCCGGACTGTCAACCAATTGATTCCCGTCGATGAACAAGCTTCCTGCCCCACCAACAGTAATAAATCTTTTGACACCCGATTTTTCAACTGCTTTTTCGATGTTTTTACTTCCGTTTAGAAAATCATTGTAAAGATTAGGATTTGTCCAGCCTGCATTGAACGTGTTGATTACTGCATCATTTCCTTTTAAAGCTTCAGCCAAATCATCGATGTTATTGACATCAATACTTTTTGCAACTACATTTTCTTTCTGCTCCACTTTTGAAGCATCTCTTACAATGGCATCTACAGAATATCCTCTGTTTTCCAATTCTTTTACTACCTGTGTTCCCACAAATCCTGTGGCTCCGATTACTGCTACTTTTTTGTTCATACTTTTTTATTTATTTTCATTAATTGTAATACTATTTGTTACATTTTAAGACAAAAAATTTTAATCAAATTGATTGGTAAATTCTTGCAACGATTTATTTCCCAAAAAACCTTTCACCAAAAGATCTGTCTGCTCAAAAAGCATTGAAAGATGATTGTTAATCTCCTTCCCTACTGGACATGCAGGATTGGGTTTCTGATTTTTCTTTCCTAAAACTTCGTTGTTTTTTACAGCTGCATAGATTTCAGAAATTTTAATTTCTTCAGCACTTTTCACTAGCTTGGTTCCTCCTTCTTTTCCCAATCGGCTTGTGATTAATCCTGCTTCACGCAATTCACGCAGTTCTTTACGAACAATTACAGGATTTACATTAATGCTTCCAGCAATCCAATCAGAAGTAAGCCACTCCTGAGGAACTTTTGCTAATAAAGTCATGATATGTATTGCCGTAGCAAATCTTGTATTGCTCATAAATTATGCAACAAAGATACACAATTTTTAATTGTAACAAAACTAATTACAATTAAAAATTTCTAA comes from Chryseobacterium sp. 3008163 and encodes:
- a CDS encoding Rrf2 family transcriptional regulator, producing MSNTRFATAIHIMTLLAKVPQEWLTSDWIAGSINVNPVIVRKELRELREAGLITSRLGKEGGTKLVKSAEEIKISEIYAAVKNNEVLGKKNQKPNPACPVGKEINNHLSMLFEQTDLLVKGFLGNKSLQEFTNQFD
- a CDS encoding NAD(P)-dependent oxidoreductase, with product MNKKVAVIGATGFVGTQVVKELENRGYSVDAIVRDASKVEQKENVVAKSIDVNNIDDLAEALKGNDAVINTFNAGWTNPNLYNDFLNGSKNIEKAVEKSGVKRFITVGGAGSLFIDGNQLVDSPDFPADIKPGATAARDYLNEIKKNEILDWTFFSPAIEMHPGTAGIRTGKYRTSLESPVFDENGRSVLSVEDVAVALVDELEQNNHIRERFTAAY